DNA sequence from the Alteribacter lacisalsi genome:
CAGTTAGTAGAGGATCAGGTCGCTGTCATTATCCATGAAGACGCCGATAATTTCGCTAACATTCCTGAACGTTATCAGTCGGAAAAGCATGACTCTCCAGGTCCGGATCAGGACACGCTGAAAACCGGCGATGCCGGCCCACGCCAGGCGTGCGGCGTTGTAGAGGCAAGCAGATAATCAAGCATGAATTTTCCCGGTTGTACCTGCTCTTAAGGCGTGATAGAATACTATACTTGTGAGCCGGATTATTACAATACGTCTTATAGGCTTTTGCCTAGACTAAATTACAGGGGGATTCGATGCTTCTATTGCAAAACGAAGAGTCGAAAACGAAAGATCAGCTGATCCAGGAGAAATCTGATTTGGAGTTTCAGATGTTCAGGATGCAGGAAAATATGAAAGAAATCTCAAAACACTGGAATATTCTTGGCATAGACCAGACGAAAGATGATACCTGGGTAGTCGTCTATACGGCCGAAAATGACCATACATGCAAGGTTATGCTTCACGAATGCAGCGGACCTTTTAAAGGTCAGTGGGATTTCGCCATCCAGGCAACATACGAGAATCCTTCCGTTATACAAATAGATGATATCAAAGGTGTAGAGAACCGAGGCTTTGGTTCAGTCTGTATGGACTTTCTTAAGAAACTTGCATGGGAAAAGAATATACAGTATATAACGGGCAATCTTGTTAAGCGGGACTGGGATCACATCGACAGGCTGACCCACTTCTACAAAAAGCATAACTTTCACGTAGATGTAAAAACGGATCAGCAGTCCGGCAGCATCGTATGGAACCCGTCATAAAATACCATGAAAGCCCGCGAGGCTGATTATGAAGGTAGCATAAGAAACCTTCATAATCAGCCTCTTTTGTCTTTCGCCCTTTAAATTTCCCCTGACAGCATATAGAATAAGGCTATCCAGGAAGTTTGGTCCAGATGGAGAGGAGTTTTTTGATGGTAAAGGAATTGGCACTGGAAAAGCTGAATCAGATTAAGGAAGACCTGTATGAGATCAGCCAGTACATAGGGAAAAACCCTGAGCTGGGGAATGAGGAATTTAAGGCATGTGAGGTTTTGTCAGCAGCCCTTGAAAACCATAATTTTAACGTAACAAAAGGAATTGTCAATCAGCCCACGTCCTTTGAAGCTTTTTTTGACAGCGGCAAGCCTGGGCCGTCAATCGGCTTTATGTGCGAATATGACGCCCTTCCCGAAATTGGGCATGCCTGCGGTCACAACCTGATCGGGACAATGGGGGCTGCGGCAGGAATTGCACTAAAAGAAGCTGCTGCAAAAACGGGCGGAAAGATATACGTTTATGGCACACCGGCAGAGGAAACCAGAGGCGTAAAGGTCACGATGGCTGATGAAGGTATATTTGATCATCTTGACGCTGCTATCATGTGTCATCCAAGCAGTAACTTCCGGGAGAGCGGCAGTTCACTTGCGATGGATGCGCTTCAGTTCACCTTTAAAGGAAAGACCGCCCATGCAGCGGCTGCACCGGAAAAAGGTATCAACGCCCTCGACAGTGTCATTCAGACGTTTAATAGTATAAATGCCCTTAGAGAACACACAACCTCCGACGTCCGTATCCATGGTATTATTTCAGAAGGCGGCAAAGCAGCCAACATCGTTCCTGATCTGGCACAGGCTCAGTTTTACGTCAGGGCCGCTTCCAGGGAGGCTGTTAATGAAATTTCAGAAAAAGTGAAAAACTGTGCCCTCGGCGCTGCCCTTGCTGCCGGGACAGAGCTGGACATATCCTATTATGAATTCTCATACGACGACATGATTTCAAACGCAGCCCTGTCCGATGTTTTCACAGAAAGTTTGACAGAGCTGGGAATCGACCGTTCAATGATCCTCGAGAAAACGAACGGAGGATCTCTGGACATGGGGAACGTCAGTCACAAAGTACCAGCGATCCATCCCTATGTTAAAATCAGTTCTACTCCTATTATTGGACATACCCGGGAGTTCAGAGACGCCGCCATGAGCCGTGAAGGCTTTGAAGGCATGTTTACTGGCGCTCAGGCTATGACTCTGACCGGAGTCAGGCTGCTTGAGGACCACTCTCTTCTTGACCGCGTCCGCAGGGAATTTCAACTGCAGAAAAATTGAGTAGATTCATACCTGCAAAAGCCGCAGCCCATTAATTATATGGGCTGCGGCTTCATAATTAATTGGCTGTGTACGATTTCTCGTTTTCAATATGAATGATCCGGAAATGATTGTTTTCCAGATGACGAATAATTTTCCCCAGCTCTTCTTCAGTTGTTTCACTCGGAAGCGTCACAACACAGCGGCGCATAAATGTACGGTCACTGTCGAGAGTGATGAAGCTTCTGATATCTGTTACTTTCGAAAGAGTCGTCACAATATCCTGAAGGGATCCTTTATACTCTTCAAGGGACAGTGTTATGGCGTAACTGCTGTGGCCAACCGCCCAGGCGTTCTCGAGTATATCAAGAATTTTGCCGTGGGTCATGATCCCTTTAAATTGCTGATCCTCGTCAATTACAGCCAGGTAAGGAACCTGACGAATCGTAAAAAATACGTTGAAAAACGAGGCGTCTTCGGACACATACTTATCTCTGTCTGACATAATTTCAGTTACTGTTGCAGAAGGATCTTTGCCGTCACGGTAAAGATGTTCATACAGGTGAGTCTTGTAGACATTTCCCAGATAGGTTTTTTCATCTGCTGACAGTACAGGCACACATCGGAATCCTGACTTCTGGATATAGTCGAGAGTTTCTTTTACAGACATTGTTTCATTTACTGATTTGACCTGTTTTCTGGGTATGTAATTGGATTTAATCTGCATGCTGTTCCACTCCTTTGAAATTGTAAGGGATGCTCTTTATACTACTTTTCGACAAACACCGCCTCGTTCCCTTCTTTATTCTTTTTCCCTAAACTGTGCTCGTAAAAATTTTTATGACGATACAGGCCGGCACTATCCAAGGGTTCCGCCGCCTTTCGCTTTGATCATAATCTGGTCAATAGCTGTCCATCGGAGTAAAAAGCATGTTCTCCGGGGAAGCATACATCAAAAAAAGCCGGTTTCACGTGTCACCGGCCTGATTATTATGAAGACATCTCTTTTTCTCTTTCTACTTTCACATACTGTTCATCGTAGGAGTTTATATTCATGGATTCGCAGATAAAATCTACATTGAGTCCAAGTTCTGAAGACAGCATTACTTTCGCAAGGTCAATAGCAGTTGTTTTATCATCGTAATGGGTTACTTCCACTTTTGTTTCTACGGAATACTTAGTGCCAAGCTCAAAGCGGACGATTACATTCATGAATTCCCCTTCTTCAAGTTCGGAAAAATCCCCGTCATCGATGAGGCGCTTTTCATCAGCCCGTTTCCACTGTGTACGGATAATCTCCTGTACAGTTTCTTCCGTAAACTCGCCTACAATTTCACATGATTGGTCATCACGGTCTTTGACAATGATACGGAGAAAACCGTTGCTCCAGATCCAGCAGTGCGAAAACTGTTCATCAATCGATTCCTCGTCGTCACTTTCATCATGAAAGTGACTTAAACAGTGAAATCCAAGTTCTGAAAGCTCCTTCGTCGTTTTTATTTGTTTCAGCATCGGTTCTACTTCAGTATACTCTGTCATCAATACACACTCCCAAAATCGGTCTTGCTCTTCTATACCCTGCAATCAGCAACCCTACTCACTCGGAAAGAAATTACCTTTTTCTTTTCAGGGAGTGATCGTTACTCTGGTCCCATTTGGTACAATCGCACCAACTTCAAGAACATCTTCGTTAAACATACGTACACACCCTCTTGAAACGGCCTGGCCTATGGAGGATGGATCATTTGTACCGTGGATACCATACCCTTTACGCGAAAGACTCAGCCACAATACGCCATAGGGCCCTCCAGGGTTCGGCGCGCGGTTTACGATAATAAATTCCCCGACCGGTGTTTCAAAAAGCATACGCCCAACAGCAACGGGATACGTTTTTTTCACAGTCCTGTTCTCAAACAGAGTAAGCTGCCGCTGTCCAATCGACACTTCTATCGAATAGGGGATCGTTGCCGGATCGGGAAATCCCGGGATCATTATAGACTGCCCAGGAGTAATGATATTCGGGTCGGGAAGGGTATTTGCCTCAAGAATTGTCTGATAGGGGGTCCGAAAATCCTCGGCTATGGAATACAGCGTATCCCCCGGCCGAACAGTGTAGGTATACATAAAAAACCCTCCTGAATGTATGATAATTTATCATATGTTCAGAAGGGCTGTTTCATTTTTTATCCTGTTACAACGTTGAGTTCCACCTCAATATTGTTTCTAGTAGCCTTTGAATATGGGCAGAAATCGTGTGCTTTATGCACCAGATCCTCCGCTTCCTCCTGCGAGACCCCATTTACATGAGCATTAAGCAGAACGCCCAGTTTAAATCCGTCATCAGAAGGATCTTTGATCAGACTGACTTCTGCTGTAATTTTGGAGTCAATTTCTTTTTCGGCTTTCGAAGCGATTAGATTGAGGGCACCGTCAAAGCAGGCCGCATACCCTGCAGCAAAAAGTTCTTCAGGGTTTGTCCCCTCTGTCGTCGGTGAGCCGCCTTTAGGCATAACCAGGTTATGATCTACAACACCGTTTGCCGACTTTACATGTCCTTCTCTGCCGCCTTCTGCTGTTGCTTTTGATGTAAACATTACTTCCGCCATCATTATCACTCCTTCTGAATTGTTCATACAGAGTATATGTTTACTTTTTTAGCACTTTTTAAACATTGGCTATGGATGATCTCCACTTAGAGAACATAAAGATGTAAAAAGGAGTGTCACTAAATGAATGCGTAAGCGAATTTTCTCTGCACCTGTCATCCTCAGACCCCGTGAATGTTTTATCAAAATAATTGATGAAAATCACTGAAAGGAGCCGGTTGCTATCAGTCAGCTTCATGGTACTTACGTGCTTCATCAGGTGCGTCCTGGTGATACGCTTTACAGCCTTGCCATCCGTTACAACAGCAATGTTGAACAAATTGTAAGAGGAAATGGCCTCTACCCTCCCTTTACCGAGAATTTTCTCATTTATCCAGGGCAGCAGCTGGTCATACCTGTTCGTGACAGCGGCAGATCTGTCACCCTTTACGTCGTTAACCCCGGTGAGACATTAACTCAGGCAGGAAACCTTTTTAGTGCTTCCTATGAACTGATTGCGGGAATAAACGATACGATTCAGAACCCTGATTACCTTATTGCAAATCAGCAGATCATCATTCCCGCTGTTGTTTACGAAGTACGTGAAGGAAGCAGCCTTTTCGGGATTTCACAGGAGATGGGGGTGCCGTTGGATTCGATACTGAGGGCTAACAGAAACAGGCCGGCCATTTCTGCTGATCTTATCTATCCAGGCACTCTTTTAATCGTGCCTCTGCCGGTTTCAGTAAACATTGCCGTCTTTGATCCTCTTCCCGGCACAGTAATTAGTGATGGAAGCCTTATTACAGGAATAGCCCGTGCTTTTGAAGGAACCGTTCTGCTTGAAGTTACCGATTCAGCCGGCCGGGTAATTGCAGAAGAGTGGTTTACGACTGCCGCTTCAGGAGCCCCCGCCTATGCCCCGTTCCTGACTACCGTAAATTATGATCGAATACCCGCTGAAGAGAAAGGTTTTTTACAGGTGTACACGAGAAGTGCCAAAGACAATACTGTACAGGATCTCGTCTCTATTCCTGTTCGTTTTAAGGATGAAAACAGCTGACCGCAGATCGCTGCGGCCAGCTGTTTCACTGTCTGAACAGATAAGTTTTTCATAGCTGGTTCAAAAGCGGATCAGAGGGAATCCAGTTCCTGTTTAACTAATAACGCCAGTTCCCTTACTGTCGCTTCCGAAAAATCAAACCTGATTCCTGCCGCTTCATACACTTGGGGCAAAGATACGGAGCGCCCGAGTTTCAAAGCTTTTTTATAATTGCTGAGAGCCTCGTTTCTGTCTTTTTTAAACTGCTGGTACAACTGAAGTGCACCCAGCTGTGCAATTGCGTATTCAATAAAATAAAACGGCACTTCGAAAATATGAAGGATAAAGAGCCATCTGTGCCGGTGCCACTCTTCCTGGCCGGACCAGTCAATACTTCCTAAGGCAAGTTCCTTTGAAAGCTGTTCGAACTTATCATTTCTTTCTTCTGCCGTGTGATCAGGATTTTCATACATCCAGTGCTGAAACTGATCGACTGCAAGGCAGAAGGTCAACAGGTCGAGTATCCTTGTAAACTGTTCTTTTTTTGCTCTCTTTAAATCTTTCTCATCCGGATAAAAAACATCCCACTGATCCATAGTAAACAGTTCCATTGTCATGCTGGCCAGCTCCGAAGATTCACTTGGTGTATCCCTGTATAAACTTAATGGGAGATCCCGCTTTAAATCATTGTGAATACAATGCCCCATTTCATGGAGAAGCGTGACGACATCGTCCTGA
Encoded proteins:
- a CDS encoding organic hydroperoxide resistance protein — encoded protein: MAEVMFTSKATAEGGREGHVKSANGVVDHNLVMPKGGSPTTEGTNPEELFAAGYAACFDGALNLIASKAEKEIDSKITAEVSLIKDPSDDGFKLGVLLNAHVNGVSQEEAEDLVHKAHDFCPYSKATRNNIEVELNVVTG
- a CDS encoding LysM peptidoglycan-binding domain-containing protein, which encodes MLHQVRPGDTLYSLAIRYNSNVEQIVRGNGLYPPFTENFLIYPGQQLVIPVRDSGRSVTLYVVNPGETLTQAGNLFSASYELIAGINDTIQNPDYLIANQQIIIPAVVYEVREGSSLFGISQEMGVPLDSILRANRNRPAISADLIYPGTLLIVPLPVSVNIAVFDPLPGTVISDGSLITGIARAFEGTVLLEVTDSAGRVIAEEWFTTAASGAPAYAPFLTTVNYDRIPAEEKGFLQVYTRSAKDNTVQDLVSIPVRFKDENS
- the cbpA gene encoding cyclic di-AMP binding protein CbpA, which encodes MQIKSNYIPRKQVKSVNETMSVKETLDYIQKSGFRCVPVLSADEKTYLGNVYKTHLYEHLYRDGKDPSATVTEIMSDRDKYVSEDASFFNVFFTIRQVPYLAVIDEDQQFKGIMTHGKILDILENAWAVGHSSYAITLSLEEYKGSLQDIVTTLSKVTDIRSFITLDSDRTFMRRCVVTLPSETTEEELGKIIRHLENNHFRIIHIENEKSYTAN
- a CDS encoding L,D-transpeptidase family protein, translated to MYTYTVRPGDTLYSIAEDFRTPYQTILEANTLPDPNIITPGQSIMIPGFPDPATIPYSIEVSIGQRQLTLFENRTVKKTYPVAVGRMLFETPVGEFIIVNRAPNPGGPYGVLWLSLSRKGYGIHGTNDPSSIGQAVSRGCVRMFNEDVLEVGAIVPNGTRVTITP
- a CDS encoding M20 family metallopeptidase; protein product: MVKELALEKLNQIKEDLYEISQYIGKNPELGNEEFKACEVLSAALENHNFNVTKGIVNQPTSFEAFFDSGKPGPSIGFMCEYDALPEIGHACGHNLIGTMGAAAGIALKEAAAKTGGKIYVYGTPAEETRGVKVTMADEGIFDHLDAAIMCHPSSNFRESGSSLAMDALQFTFKGKTAHAAAAPEKGINALDSVIQTFNSINALREHTTSDVRIHGIISEGGKAANIVPDLAQAQFYVRAASREAVNEISEKVKNCALGAALAAGTELDISYYEFSYDDMISNAALSDVFTESLTELGIDRSMILEKTNGGSLDMGNVSHKVPAIHPYVKISSTPIIGHTREFRDAAMSREGFEGMFTGAQAMTLTGVRLLEDHSLLDRVRREFQLQKN